A section of the Styela clava chromosome 9, kaStyClav1.hap1.2, whole genome shotgun sequence genome encodes:
- the LOC144427416 gene encoding putative exonuclease GOR codes for MSEEEIPSKRRRVLDQKDISSKVNVKVLYNKILLHRARPVYLDRYGYPRPDGQHPEKAKFSNLSSVQPINDSDNKTCVRCEKSFLLTESIENTSDKKCVYHKRRSYQGKPHDYCGRRRGSRGCRTADNHVHNDNLRDPSNYIATIKKTIPDDGSPGIYSIDGEMSYTVKGRTLTKFTVVDHNGKVICNEFANPVCQIIDYNTEFSGITKSDTDGTTTILKDVQNFCLEKFSSDTVLIGHAVECNLIALRLIHETIVDTAIVFPHPRGLPHMRALRTLGATFRAVLTTAERVLWRVWILFYDL; via the coding sequence atgtCAGAAGAAGAAATACCCAGTAAACGGCGACGCGTACTCGACCAGAAGGACATCTCCAGCAAGGTGAACGTTAAAGTGttatacaacaaaatattattacatcGCGCTCGGCCAGTATACTTGGACCGCTACGGATATCCAAGACCAGATGGACAACACCCTGAGAAGGCTAAATTTAGCAATCTTTCGTCAGTTCAACCTATCAACGATTCAGACAACAAGACATGCGTAAGGTGCGAAAAATCTTTTCTACTGACTGAATCAATAGAAAACACCTCCGACAAGAAATGCGTTTATCACAAGCGGCGTTCGTATCAGGGAAAGCCACATGATTACTGTGGCAGGCGAAGGGGTTCACGAGGTTGTCGTACTGCTGATAACCATGTACACAACGATAACTTGAGAGATCCTTCTAACTATATCGCAACCATCAAAAAAACGATTCCTGATGATGGAAGTCCTGGAATATATTCAATTGATGGAGAAATGTCGTACACTGTCAAAGGGAGAACTCTTACTAAATTCACGGTTGTTGATCATAATGGTAAAGTAATTTGCAACGAATTTGCAAACCCAGTATGCCAAATTATTGATTACAATACAGAATTCAGTGGAATCACAAAATCAGATACTGATGGTACAACAACGATATTGAAAGACGTTCAAAATTTCTGCTTAGAGAAGTTTTCGTCAGATACAGTCTTGATTGGACACGCTGTTGAATGTAACCTTATTGCCTTGAGACTGATTCATGAAACTATCGTAGATACAGCTATAGTATTTCCACACCCGAGAGGACTCCCACACATGAGAGCATTGCGTACCTTGGGCGCCACATTCAGAGCGGTACTCACAACAGCAGAGAGGGTGCTGTGGCGTGTATGGATATTATTTTACGACTTGTAA